One window of the Oncorhynchus mykiss isolate Arlee chromosome 5, USDA_OmykA_1.1, whole genome shotgun sequence genome contains the following:
- the LOC110523249 gene encoding prostaglandin E synthase 2 isoform X1 — MHCGSRLCKPKMSASSYNSFWRTGRDVLRVPIAKISLAVALSNVPSRCSARAYSTGGTTFGSKLISILPLRATNRRVFGFAFLFGGGVGLYQTIQFSFQQHFAEDELPNLPNLQNSIPTNHGSDLTFATDLTFTLYQYKTCPYCSKVRAFLDYYGFQYKVVEVNPVMHTEIKWSSEYQTVPILMVEGKEIVQLNNSSVIISAMKTCMIDKERTMSEVVKYFPRLPSTNAWGNEVLEYTNKYWVMLNEIKITEVYTSKNARKEEVRWRQWADDWLVNRIKPNVYRTPAEALATYDHIVREGNFGSVPFAKYGGAFYMFWASKVLKIWYKLQDDVREDLYMAVNEWITAIGRKRKFMGGDKPNLADLAVYGVLRSMEDLEAFYDVMENTKVKKWYLATEKQVKEQGGRNL, encoded by the exons ATGCATTGTGGGAGCAGGTTGTGTAAACCAAAAATGTCAGCCTCAAGTTACAACAGTTTTTGGCGGACTGGCAGGGATGTTTTGCGGGTTCCGATAGCCAAAATCAGCCTAGCAGTTGCACTATCTAATGTCCCGTCGAGGTGCAGTGCCAGGGCATATAGCACAGGCGGCACCACGTTTGGATCCAAACTCATCTCCATTCTTCCCCTGCGCGCAACCAACAGGCGCGTCTTTGGGTTCGCTTTTTTGTTCGGAGGGGGAGTCGGCTTGTATCAAACCATACAATTCTCATTTCAACAGCATTTTGCAGAGGATGAATTGCCCAAT CTCCCCAATCTCCAAAATAGCATCCCCACAAACCACGGCTCTGATCTGACGTTTGCCACCGACTTAACGTTTACCTTATACCAGTACAAGACCTGTCCATACTGCAGCAAAGTGCGGGCATTCCTCGACTACTATGGTTTTCAATATAAGGTTGTGGAAGTCAACCCTGTCATGCACACGGAGATCAAATGGTCATCGGAGTACCAAACGGTGCCCATTCTTATGGTGGAGGGGAAAGAAATTGTG CAACTGAACAACTCATCTGTCATTATCAGTGCAATGAAGACGTGCATGATTGACAA AGAAAGAACGATGTCAGAGGTTGTAAAGTACTTTCCGAGACTCCCGTCTACCAATGCCTGGGGGAATGAAGTTCTGGAGTACACTAACAAATACTGGGTGATGTTGAATGAGATTAAGATCACTGAGGTGTACACATCTAAAAATGCCAGAAA GGAGGAGGTACGATGGCGTCAGTGGGCCGATGACTGGCTAGTGAACCGGATAAAGCCTAATGTGTACAGGACTCCCGCTGAGGCCTTAGCCACCTATGACCACATAGTGCGTGAGGGCAACTTTGGTTCTGTTCCTTTTGCCAAGTACGGAGGGGCCTTCTATATGTTCTGGGCCTCCAAGGTCCTGAAAATCTG GTACAAGTTACAGGACGATGTAAGGGAAGATTTGTACATGGCTGTGAATGAGTGGATAACAGCTATTGGGAGGAAGAGGAAATTCATGGGTGGTGACAAACCCAACCTCGCTGATCTG GCGGTGTATGGAGTCCTCCGATCCATGGAGGACCTGGAGGCCTTTTACGACGTGATGGAAAACACCAAGGTGAAGAAGTGGTATCTGGCCACAGAGAAACAAGTGAAGGAGCAAGGTGGTCGGAACCTATAA
- the LOC110523249 gene encoding prostaglandin E synthase 2 isoform X2, giving the protein MHCGSRLCKPKMSASSYNSFWRTGRDVLRVPIAKISLAVALSNVPSRCSARAYSTGGTTFGSKLISILPLRATNRRVFGFAFLFGGGVGLYQTIQFSFQQHFAEDELPNYKTCPYCSKVRAFLDYYGFQYKVVEVNPVMHTEIKWSSEYQTVPILMVEGKEIVQLNNSSVIISAMKTCMIDKERTMSEVVKYFPRLPSTNAWGNEVLEYTNKYWVMLNEIKITEVYTSKNARKEEVRWRQWADDWLVNRIKPNVYRTPAEALATYDHIVREGNFGSVPFAKYGGAFYMFWASKVLKIWYKLQDDVREDLYMAVNEWITAIGRKRKFMGGDKPNLADLAVYGVLRSMEDLEAFYDVMENTKVKKWYLATEKQVKEQGGRNL; this is encoded by the exons ATGCATTGTGGGAGCAGGTTGTGTAAACCAAAAATGTCAGCCTCAAGTTACAACAGTTTTTGGCGGACTGGCAGGGATGTTTTGCGGGTTCCGATAGCCAAAATCAGCCTAGCAGTTGCACTATCTAATGTCCCGTCGAGGTGCAGTGCCAGGGCATATAGCACAGGCGGCACCACGTTTGGATCCAAACTCATCTCCATTCTTCCCCTGCGCGCAACCAACAGGCGCGTCTTTGGGTTCGCTTTTTTGTTCGGAGGGGGAGTCGGCTTGTATCAAACCATACAATTCTCATTTCAACAGCATTTTGCAGAGGATGAATTGCCCAAT TACAAGACCTGTCCATACTGCAGCAAAGTGCGGGCATTCCTCGACTACTATGGTTTTCAATATAAGGTTGTGGAAGTCAACCCTGTCATGCACACGGAGATCAAATGGTCATCGGAGTACCAAACGGTGCCCATTCTTATGGTGGAGGGGAAAGAAATTGTG CAACTGAACAACTCATCTGTCATTATCAGTGCAATGAAGACGTGCATGATTGACAA AGAAAGAACGATGTCAGAGGTTGTAAAGTACTTTCCGAGACTCCCGTCTACCAATGCCTGGGGGAATGAAGTTCTGGAGTACACTAACAAATACTGGGTGATGTTGAATGAGATTAAGATCACTGAGGTGTACACATCTAAAAATGCCAGAAA GGAGGAGGTACGATGGCGTCAGTGGGCCGATGACTGGCTAGTGAACCGGATAAAGCCTAATGTGTACAGGACTCCCGCTGAGGCCTTAGCCACCTATGACCACATAGTGCGTGAGGGCAACTTTGGTTCTGTTCCTTTTGCCAAGTACGGAGGGGCCTTCTATATGTTCTGGGCCTCCAAGGTCCTGAAAATCTG GTACAAGTTACAGGACGATGTAAGGGAAGATTTGTACATGGCTGTGAATGAGTGGATAACAGCTATTGGGAGGAAGAGGAAATTCATGGGTGGTGACAAACCCAACCTCGCTGATCTG GCGGTGTATGGAGTCCTCCGATCCATGGAGGACCTGGAGGCCTTTTACGACGTGATGGAAAACACCAAGGTGAAGAAGTGGTATCTGGCCACAGAGAAACAAGTGAAGGAGCAAGGTGGTCGGAACCTATAA